TTCCAACGGCCCGTCGCGGGTCAACCAGATCACGGGCGAAGTGATCTCGGGTGAGTCGTACGCGCAGAGCTTCAGCAACAGCGCGAGCGCCTCGCTGGACCTCTTTACGGGGTTTCGGCGCGGCGCCCAGATGAATTCGGCCAAGGCCACTGAGGCGGCGGCGGACGCCGGCTTGATTGACGCCCGGTACCAGACGGCACTCAGCACCAAGCAGACCTTCTTCGGCGCCCTCGCGGCCAATGAACTGGTCCGCGTGCGGGAAGCGAGTCTGAAGCGTGCCGAAGAACAGTTGAGCGTCTCCGTGGCCAAACTGCAGGCTGGCAGCGCCACGCGCTCTGACTCCCTGCGGTCGCTGGTGACGCTCGGCAACTCCCGGCTCCAGTTGTTGACCGCCCTGACGACGGTGGCCACCACCGAGGCGAATCTCGGTCGACTCGTGGGCATGGAAGGCCGCGTGCGTGCACTTCCTGATTCCGCCTTCCTGGTGGTGACCGAGATCGGGGATACGGCGATGATCCGCGCCGAGGCGGAGAACAACTCCCCCAAGGTGCGGGCCGCCCAGGCTCAGGCAGATGCCGCGCGCGCCAGCGTGAAGGCGGCCAAGGCCTCCTGGTGGCCCCAGTTGAGCCTCTCGGGGCGGTACAGCTACAACGGGAACGACAGCCAGAACTACCAGTTCTTCGACAGCCGTTCGATGACGCTGGCGCTCAGCTATCCAATCTTCAACGGCTTTCAGCGCGACCAGTCCATCGTCAGCGCCTCGACGAACGCCGATGCCGCCGCGTCGACCGCCGCCGACGCCAAGCGCCAGGTGGGCGCATCCCTCATCGCCCGACTGGCCGAACTCGACGCCGCCCGGGCGCAGATCGACATCACCGGCACCAGCCTGCAGGCGGCCACCGAGGACCTGCGGGTCAATCAGGAGCGCTACCGGGTCGGAGCCGCCACCATCGTGGATGTCCTCACCTCGCAGGAAGCGCTCTCCCAGGCCGAGGTCGATGTCGTCCAGGCCCGGTACAACTACTTGATCGCCAAGGCCCAGATCGAAGCCCTCATCGGGAGGCCCCTGTGAGTTCTGCCATCAGCACCACCGCCGAACGGATGGCCATGCTGCCGCCCGATGTGCCGCGGGACGCGATCATCGTCACCCGCAACCTCCAGCGTGAGTATGACATGGGCGGCGAAGTGGTGCGCGCCCTGCGCGGGGTGGACATCACCATCCGGAAGAACGAGTTCGTGGCCATCATGGGCCCCTCCGGTTCCGGCAAGTCGACGCTGATGAACATGATCGGCTGCCTCGACAGCCCCTCGGGCGGCGAGTACTGGCTGAACGGGTTCCGGGTGTCGGAGCTGGCGGACGACGAACTGGCCCGCATCCGCAACAAGGAAATCGGCTTCGTCTTTCAGACCTTCAACCTGCTGCCCCGCGCCACGGCGCTCCACAACGTGGAATTGCCGCTGGTCTACGCCGGCATGGGCGCCAAGGCCCGGGTGGCGAAGGCCACCGAAGCGCTGCGGCAGGTCGGCCTGGCGGACCGGATGCACCACCGGCCGAACGAACTCTCGGGCGGCCAGCGCCAGCGCGTGGCCGTGGCCCGGGCACTGGTCAACGACCCGAGCATCATCCTGGCCGACGAGCCGACCGGCAACCTCGACTCGGCAACGAGCATCGAGATCATGGCGCTCTTCGAGGACTTGTACAAGGGAGGCCAGACGATCGTCCTGGTCACCCACGAGCACGACATCGCCGCCCACGCCGCGCGCCAGGTCCACCTCAAGGACGGGCGCGTCGAGCAAGACTTCCTGACGGAGAAGAGCAGCTAATGCGGACCCAGACCCTGATCCTCGCCATCCTCGCCCTCGCGGCCTGCAAGAAGGAAGTCCCGCCGCTGGTGTACCAGGCTATGCCGGTGGAACGGCGCGACATCGTCGTGTCTGTTCAGGCGGCGGGTGTCATCCAGCCCGACACGACCGTCGAGGTGAAGTCGAAGGCGTCCGGCGAGATCCTCGACATGCAGGTGGAGACAGGCCAGCTCGTCGAGCGCGGCGCGCTGATGGTCAAGGTTGATCAGCGCACCCCGCGCAATCAGCTGGCCCAGGCAGAGGCACAGCTCGAGGTGGCCCAGGCGCGGTTGCAGAACGCCCTGTCCCAGCGGAACCGGGCCAACGAACTGTACCAGTCCCAGTCCATCACGCAGATCGAGCAGGAGGCGGCGGTGCTCGCCTACGCCAACGCCAAGGCGGACGTGGTGACTGCCGAGGTCAACGTGGAGAACGCCAAGATCCGCATGGCGGACACCGACGTCCGGGCGCCGATCACCGGCACCATCATCGAGAAGAACGTGGAGCGCGGGCAAGTCATCTCCTCGCCTACCAGCGACGTCGGCGGCGGGACCGTCCTCCTCAAGATGGCGGACCTCAACCTCGTCCAGGTTCGGACCCTGGTGGACGAGACCGACATCGGGAAGATCAAGCCGGGACTCCGGGCTACCGTGACGGTTGACGCCTATCCGAACACGCCCTTCGATGGCGAGGTCCTGAAGGTCGAGCCGCAGGCGGAGACCCAGCAGAACGTCACCATGTTCCCGGTGATCGTGCGCATCCAGAACCGCGACGGTCGACTCCGCCCGGGGATGAACGCCGAGGTGGAGATGCACGTCGGCCAGCGGGACAGCGTGCTCGCCCTCCCCAATGCGGCCCTCCGGACCCAGCGGGACGTCACCTCGGCCGCCCAGGTCCTCGGATTGAATCCGGAGAATATTCCGGCTGAGCTCGCCGCCAATGACAGCGCGGCGGCCGCCAGGGCCACCGGCACGGACGGCCAGGCCACCCAGGCGGCGGGCACGGCGCCGAGCGACAGCGCCACGCCGGCGAAGCCGGCGGGCAACACCATGACCATGCCGAACGGCCAGACCATCACGCTCCCGGCCGGCGTGACCGAGGCCCAGATCCGCGCCATCTTTGCGAAGCGGATGGGTGGCCAGCAGCTGAGCGCCTCGGAGAGCGCGCTCCTGCGCCAGGTCTTCCAGGGTATGGGCGGCGGGCGGGGCGGGCGCCCCGGCGGCAGCCGGCCCTCCGGTACCGACGCCCAGTTCGGCGGGAACTACATTGTCTTCGTCCTGCGCAACGGCCAGCCGACGCCGGTCAACGTCCGCACCGGCCTGACCGATCTGGACTACAGCGAGGTGGTCAGCGGCGTGGCCCTCGGTGACTCCGTCCTCATCCTGCCCAGCGCCAGCCTGATCCAGTCGCAGCAGGAATTCAAGCAGCGGATCAGCAACATCACCGGCGGGGGACTGCCGGGCGTCCGCTCGAACTCCAGCTCCGGGGGAGGGCGCTAGCCATGATGATCGGCGAGACGGTCGCGGTCGCGTTCCAGTCGATCCGCGCCAACAAGCTCCGGACCGCGCTGACCATGCTCGGCGTCATCATTGGCGTGGCCGCCGTCATCGCCATGGTGGCGCTCGGCACCGGCGCGCAGCGCGCGGTCGAGGAGCGCATCAACTCCCTGGGCGCCAACCTTCTCACCATCTACGCGGGACAGTCGTTCAACCGGGGCGTCGCCTCCGGCAACCGGGTCAGCCTCACCACCGACGACGCCGACGCCATCGCGCGCGACGCCAAGCTGATCTCCGCCGTGGTGCCCGAGATGCAGTCGTCGATGCAGGTCCAGCTCGGCAACAAGAACATCAACACCAACGTCCTCGGGACCACGGCCAACTACGCCGAGGTGCGGAACTACACCGTGCCTTACGGGCGGATGTTCACCACGGGGGACAATGACGCCCGCCAGCGCTATGCCGTGCTCGGCTGGGACGTGCCGGAAATGCTCGGGGGGAATCCCGCCGCGATGATCGGGCAGACGATCCAGATCCGCGGGATCCCGTTCGAGATCATCGGGGTCCTCAGCCAGAAGGGGTCCGGTGGGTCCTGGCAGAACCCGGACGAGCAGATCGTCATCCCGCTCCAGACCGCGCGGTACCGGATCTTCGGCACCGACCGGCTCCGGTCGCTGACCGTCAAGGTGGCCGACGGCGTGCCGCTGGAGCGGGGGATGGTGGACTTCGAGCGGGTGCTGCGCCGGGAACACAAGATTCGGCCCGGCGCCGAGAACGACTTCCAGGTCCGCAACCAGCAGGAGATCCTCGCCACGCAGCAGTCGGCCACCCAGGTGTTCACCGCCCTGCTGGCCAGCATCGCCGGCGTCAGCCTCCTGGTGGGCGGGATCGGGATCATGAACATCATGCTGGTCTCGGTCACGGAGCGGACCCGCGAGATCGGGATCCGGAAGGCGCTCGGCGCCACGCGGGGAAACATCCTGCTCCAGTTCCTGATTGAGGCGATGGTCCTGTCGTTCGTCGGCGGAACTCTTGGGATCCTGCTCGGGTCCGGGACGGCCGTGACCCTCTCGCGCCTGGCGGGCTGGAACACGTATGTTTCCCCCATGGCCATTCTTGTCGCATTCCTGTTCAGCGCCGGCGTCGGATTGTTTTTCGGCATCCTGCCCGCCAGGCGCGCCGCCTCCCTCGACCCGATTGTGGCGCTCCGCTATGAATAGGGCCGCGACTGCGGCCCTGGCAGTGCTGGTGCTGATCGGATGTGGCCCCACCGCCGCCCCCGCGGGGGGCCCCGGCGGGGCCGGGCGCATCTACCCCGTGGCGCCGCCACCGCCCGAGTTCCTCCAGGCCCCAAACGTGCCGATCATCCCCGGCTTCAGCAGCGCCGTGAAGATTGGCCAGACGGTCTACCTGTCCGGCCAGGTGCCGCTGGACAGCACCAGGCTCCTGGTGGGTGACGGCGACCGCGTGGCCCAGCTCCGGCAGGCGCTCGACAACGCCTCCGCCATCGTGCGCTTCGCCCGGGGCGTCCCCGCCGACCTGATCAAGCTGACCATCTACTGCGTCGGCTGCACCAGCGACGACTTCAACGCCATGCGCACCGCGGCCGCCGACATCTTTCCCACTGGAGAAGGACCGGCGCTCACGATGGTTGGCGTGACCTCGCTGCCCGATGCCGGCATGCTGGTCGCGCTGGACGGCGTGGCAGTGCTCCGCGGCACCATCCCCGACCGGACCCGCGACCCGGAGGCCGGGACGCGCTAGGTTTCCCGACATGCTCTTTCCTCTCCTCGCCGCGCTGATCCAGGATCCGGCGCAGGCCCCCGCCCCCACCGTCACGATTCCCCGGATCGATGCCGCCGTCACCGTGGACGGCGTGCTCGACGAGCCGGTGTGGGCGCAGGCCACCCGGCTCGACGGCTTCCACCAGTATCGGCCGGTGGACGGCCGGATGGCAGAACAAGAGACGATCATCCTCGTCTGGTATTCGCCGACCGCCATCCACTTCGGCATCATCGCGCACGACACCGATCCTGCCAGCATCCGCGCGACCTTCACCGACCGCGACAAGATCACGGGCGAAGACCGCGTCCGCCTGTACCTGGACACCTTCAACGACAAGCGCCGCGCCTCGTTCTTCGGGGTGAACGGGCTCGGCGTCCAGGAAGACGGCCTCCGGAGCGAAACGAGCGGGAGCGCCGGGAGTCTCTTCGGTGGGCAGGACGACCTCAACGTGGACTATCTCTGGGACTCGAAGGGGCGCCGCACGGAGCAGGGGTACGAGGTGGAAGTACGCATCCCGTTCAAGAGCCTGCAGTACGCCGGCGCCGGGCCGCAAGCCTGGGGGTTCAACGCCGTGCGCTACGTGCAGCGCAGTGCGTACGAGGACACCTGGACCGACGTCCGGCGGGCCAACTCAAGCTTCCTCGCGCAGGAGGGGACGCTGACGGGGCTCGAAGGGATGCAGCGCGGGCTCGTTTTCGAGGCCCAGCCGTTCGTCACGATGGGATGGGCCGGGAACCGGGGCACAGACGGGACGTTCACCCGGGAGGATCCGGAGCCGAGCGCGGGGGTGAACCTTCAACTCGCCACGACGACCATGGCGTTCGACGGCACCATCAACCCCGATTTCAGCCAGGTCGAAAGCGACGTGGGACTGATTACTGTCAACGAGCGGTTCGACCTGTTCGTCCCCGAGAAGCGGCCCTTCTTCCTCAAGGGAATCGACCTCTTCTCGACCCCCGGCAACCTCATTTATACGCGCCGTATCGCCGATCCGTACGGCGGCGCCAAGGTGACCGGCAAGGTGGGGCGGAACAGCATCGCCTACCTCGGCGCCGTCGACGAGTTCAAGACCGCCGACGACGCTTGGTTCAACCTGGTCCGCGTGCGCCGCGACTACGGCGCGAGCAGCGTGCTGGGCCTGACGTACACCGACCGGATCCAGGGCGGCGCCTACAATCGGCTCCTCGAGGGCGACGCGCACATCGTCTTTGCCAAGCTCTACTTCGTGGAGGCCCAGTACGGACAGTCGTGGACCAGCCTGGACGACGGCGCGGCGACCGTGACCGATCCCATCTGGAAGCTGACGTTCGACCGCACCGGCCGGACGTGGGGATTCAACTACACCATCAACGGGATCGGGCCGGATTTCATCGCCGCCTCCGGATTCGTGCCGCGCAACAACATCGTGACCGCGCACATCTTCAACCGGCTGTCGTTCTATGGCGCCAAGGGGGCGCTGCTGGAGAACTTCACGGTCTTCTTCGGGCCGACCTGGATCTATGAGTATGACGGGTTTGTCGACAACAGCCCCGCCGAGGGGACCCAGGACGCGACCTTCCAGTTCCAGCTGCGGGGCGGCTGGCAGCTGAGCGCCAAGCCCGCGCGGAGCTTCACGTCGTTCTACCTGGCGGACTATGACGGGCTGGAGACCGCGCCCGGCGTCCCCTTCATCCCCCCCGCGGGGCTGGACAACCTGTACACCGGCCAGCTTTCCGTCAGCACGCCCACCTACCAGCTCTTCAACGCCTCGGCGAGCTACCAGTTCGGGCACGCGCCCCTCTACGCCGAAGGGAGCGAGGGAACGGGGTCCACGCTCAGCGCCAGCGTCAACGTCCGTCCAAGCAAGACCCTCCGGTTCGAGGGCCGCCTGGCCTACGCGTCGCTGCACCGCGTGTCGGACGGATCCGAGTATGCGAACAGCGTGATTCCGCGCTTCAAGTTCGAGTTCCAGCCGTCCCGGCCCCTCTTCTTCCGGCTCATTACCGAGTACCAGTCGACCCGACGAGCGGAATTGCGGGACCCTGTCACCGGCCAGGTCCTCCTCATCGGCGGCGTGCCCATCCCGGCCCGCAACGACCAGGGTCTCCGTGTCGATGTGCTCGCCTCCTACGAACCGAGCCCCGGCACCGTCGCCTTCCTGGGATATGGATCCGCTTCCATCACCACCGACGCCTGGGACTTTTCGACGCTCCAGCGCCAGACCGACGGCTTCTTCCTGAAGCTTGCCTACCTCTTCCGGAGGTAGCGCGCCAAGCCGCCGGGACGCATCCGCTTGCGTCCCCCCGTTGTCCGCCCCAACATTGATCTGCGCCCTCATTCCATCCGGAGGTCTCGTGCGTCGTTCGGCCATTATCGGCACCGGCTTCTGTGTCCCTGACCGCGTCGTCACCAACGACGACCTTGCCGGTCTCATGGAGACATCGGACGAGTGGATTCGCGAACGAACAGGCATCGAGGAGCGCCGCTGGGTGCGGGAGGGGCAAACTTCCGTCGACCTGGCCCTCCCAGCCGCCCAGCAGGCATTGGAAGCGGCGGGAATGCAGCCTACCGATCTCGACGCGATCGTCTTCGCCACCTCCACGCCCGATCACTTCTGCCCCGGCAACGGCGTGTATCTCCAGCGGGCGCTCGGCGCCGGCAACCTTCCCGCCCTCGACATCCGGACACAGTGCAGCGGCTTCGTCTACGGCCTGTCGGTGGCGGACGCCTGGATCCGTGCGGGCCAGTATGATCGGATCCTGCTGGTGGGGGAGGAGATTCAGTCGACCGGGATGGACCTCAGCACCGAAGGCCGGCACACCGCGGTGATCTTCGCCGACGGCGCCGGCGCCGCCGTGCTGGGTCCAGTGGAGGAGTCCGAGGACCGTGGGGTGCTCGCCTTCGACCTCCACACCGATGGGGACTATGCGGAAAAGCTCTGGGTGGATGTCCCCGGCTCCATGTACCACCCGCGCATCTCGGCGGAACAACTTGAGGAAGGCAAGCAATGGCTCCGGATGGACGGACGGGACGTCTTCCGGCACGCGGTGACCAAGATGCCAGCCTCGGCGACCGAGGTGATCACGAGAGCAGGCTACACCTGGGATGACGTCAACCTCCTCATCCCGCATCAGGCCAACCTCCGGATTTCGGAGGCGGTGCAGAAGTCGCTTGGCCTTCGGGACGACCAGGTCTACAACAACATCATGCGATACGGGAACACCACGTCGGCCACGATCCCGATCGCGCTCGATGAGTGCGTGCGCAGCGGGCGTCTCAAGCGGGGAGACCTGCTGGTGCTGACGGCGTTCGGCTCGGGCTTCATGTGGGGGAGTTGCGTGATACGCTGGTAAGCGGGGAAGCGGGGAAGCGGGGAAGCGGAACAAGAACGTAAGCCCATGCTATACAGGTCGTTACCTCGCTGGAATTTCAGGATGCGGCGGCGGGTGAAACATCCCGTGCAGATGTTCCGTACTGAAACAAGCCTGCAACCTCAGAGGAACTTATGGGCCTCATCGCCCTTGCCGTTACCGTCGCGGCCGCCGTCGGCGGCTTTGTCGTCGCCAGAAACTTCGTCCGCCGCCGTCTTCGCTTTGTGGATGGTGTCTACAACCCCGTCTTCCCCTTTGCCGCCGGCCTCATCGCCGCGGTCGTGGCCTTGCCGGTTGCGCTGCTTCCGATCGTGACGACGGTGACTGCCGCCATCTTCGGGATCGGCGCCGGGGTCGGCACCGCCAGCGGCGTCAAGGCGCTCCGCCGGGGAGATGGCTAGGTCGGCCGACCCCCAATATCTTGGGAGCATGGCTACCGTATCCTGTGTGCGTTGCGGCCAGACCCGCGACCAAATGGCCTTCCGGCCCTTCCAGAACGACCTTGGCCTCCGGGCCTTCGAACAGATCTGCGCCGTATGCTGGGGTGAGTGGCTGAAGTATCAGCAGCAGCT
The DNA window shown above is from Gemmatimonadales bacterium and carries:
- a CDS encoding TolC family protein gives rise to the protein MHLARLLALSLAMPALLSAQNPTTPAITLADAITKAQMAQPSVVAAQGAVDRASAQYRTSWGAFIPSLSVNSSYGTSYSNGPSRVNQITGEVISGESYAQSFSNSASASLDLFTGFRRGAQMNSAKATEAAADAGLIDARYQTALSTKQTFFGALAANELVRVREASLKRAEEQLSVSVAKLQAGSATRSDSLRSLVTLGNSRLQLLTALTTVATTEANLGRLVGMEGRVRALPDSAFLVVTEIGDTAMIRAEAENNSPKVRAAQAQADAARASVKAAKASWWPQLSLSGRYSYNGNDSQNYQFFDSRSMTLALSYPIFNGFQRDQSIVSASTNADAAASTAADAKRQVGASLIARLAELDAARAQIDITGTSLQAATEDLRVNQERYRVGAATIVDVLTSQEALSQAEVDVVQARYNYLIAKAQIEALIGRPL
- a CDS encoding ABC transporter permease yields the protein MMIGETVAVAFQSIRANKLRTALTMLGVIIGVAAVIAMVALGTGAQRAVEERINSLGANLLTIYAGQSFNRGVASGNRVSLTTDDADAIARDAKLISAVVPEMQSSMQVQLGNKNINTNVLGTTANYAEVRNYTVPYGRMFTTGDNDARQRYAVLGWDVPEMLGGNPAAMIGQTIQIRGIPFEIIGVLSQKGSGGSWQNPDEQIVIPLQTARYRIFGTDRLRSLTVKVADGVPLERGMVDFERVLRREHKIRPGAENDFQVRNQQEILATQQSATQVFTALLASIAGVSLLVGGIGIMNIMLVSVTERTREIGIRKALGATRGNILLQFLIEAMVLSFVGGTLGILLGSGTAVTLSRLAGWNTYVSPMAILVAFLFSAGVGLFFGILPARRAASLDPIVALRYE
- a CDS encoding RidA family protein yields the protein MNRAATAALAVLVLIGCGPTAAPAGGPGGAGRIYPVAPPPPEFLQAPNVPIIPGFSSAVKIGQTVYLSGQVPLDSTRLLVGDGDRVAQLRQALDNASAIVRFARGVPADLIKLTIYCVGCTSDDFNAMRTAAADIFPTGEGPALTMVGVTSLPDAGMLVALDGVAVLRGTIPDRTRDPEAGTR
- a CDS encoding DUF5916 domain-containing protein, translating into MLFPLLAALIQDPAQAPAPTVTIPRIDAAVTVDGVLDEPVWAQATRLDGFHQYRPVDGRMAEQETIILVWYSPTAIHFGIIAHDTDPASIRATFTDRDKITGEDRVRLYLDTFNDKRRASFFGVNGLGVQEDGLRSETSGSAGSLFGGQDDLNVDYLWDSKGRRTEQGYEVEVRIPFKSLQYAGAGPQAWGFNAVRYVQRSAYEDTWTDVRRANSSFLAQEGTLTGLEGMQRGLVFEAQPFVTMGWAGNRGTDGTFTREDPEPSAGVNLQLATTTMAFDGTINPDFSQVESDVGLITVNERFDLFVPEKRPFFLKGIDLFSTPGNLIYTRRIADPYGGAKVTGKVGRNSIAYLGAVDEFKTADDAWFNLVRVRRDYGASSVLGLTYTDRIQGGAYNRLLEGDAHIVFAKLYFVEAQYGQSWTSLDDGAATVTDPIWKLTFDRTGRTWGFNYTINGIGPDFIAASGFVPRNNIVTAHIFNRLSFYGAKGALLENFTVFFGPTWIYEYDGFVDNSPAEGTQDATFQFQLRGGWQLSAKPARSFTSFYLADYDGLETAPGVPFIPPAGLDNLYTGQLSVSTPTYQLFNASASYQFGHAPLYAEGSEGTGSTLSASVNVRPSKTLRFEGRLAYASLHRVSDGSEYANSVIPRFKFEFQPSRPLFFRLITEYQSTRRAELRDPVTGQVLLIGGVPIPARNDQGLRVDVLASYEPSPGTVAFLGYGSASITTDAWDFSTLQRQTDGFFLKLAYLFRR
- a CDS encoding ABC transporter ATP-binding protein translates to MSSAISTTAERMAMLPPDVPRDAIIVTRNLQREYDMGGEVVRALRGVDITIRKNEFVAIMGPSGSGKSTLMNMIGCLDSPSGGEYWLNGFRVSELADDELARIRNKEIGFVFQTFNLLPRATALHNVELPLVYAGMGAKARVAKATEALRQVGLADRMHHRPNELSGGQRQRVAVARALVNDPSIILADEPTGNLDSATSIEIMALFEDLYKGGQTIVLVTHEHDIAAHAARQVHLKDGRVEQDFLTEKSS
- a CDS encoding beta-ketoacyl-ACP synthase III, translated to MRRSAIIGTGFCVPDRVVTNDDLAGLMETSDEWIRERTGIEERRWVREGQTSVDLALPAAQQALEAAGMQPTDLDAIVFATSTPDHFCPGNGVYLQRALGAGNLPALDIRTQCSGFVYGLSVADAWIRAGQYDRILLVGEEIQSTGMDLSTEGRHTAVIFADGAGAAVLGPVEESEDRGVLAFDLHTDGDYAEKLWVDVPGSMYHPRISAEQLEEGKQWLRMDGRDVFRHAVTKMPASATEVITRAGYTWDDVNLLIPHQANLRISEAVQKSLGLRDDQVYNNIMRYGNTTSATIPIALDECVRSGRLKRGDLLVLTAFGSGFMWGSCVIRW
- a CDS encoding efflux RND transporter periplasmic adaptor subunit; this encodes MRTQTLILAILALAACKKEVPPLVYQAMPVERRDIVVSVQAAGVIQPDTTVEVKSKASGEILDMQVETGQLVERGALMVKVDQRTPRNQLAQAEAQLEVAQARLQNALSQRNRANELYQSQSITQIEQEAAVLAYANAKADVVTAEVNVENAKIRMADTDVRAPITGTIIEKNVERGQVISSPTSDVGGGTVLLKMADLNLVQVRTLVDETDIGKIKPGLRATVTVDAYPNTPFDGEVLKVEPQAETQQNVTMFPVIVRIQNRDGRLRPGMNAEVEMHVGQRDSVLALPNAALRTQRDVTSAAQVLGLNPENIPAELAANDSAAAARATGTDGQATQAAGTAPSDSATPAKPAGNTMTMPNGQTITLPAGVTEAQIRAIFAKRMGGQQLSASESALLRQVFQGMGGGRGGRPGGSRPSGTDAQFGGNYIVFVLRNGQPTPVNVRTGLTDLDYSEVVSGVALGDSVLILPSASLIQSQQEFKQRISNITGGGLPGVRSNSSSGGGR
- a CDS encoding oxidative damage protection protein codes for the protein MATVSCVRCGQTRDQMAFRPFQNDLGLRAFEQICAVCWGEWLKYQQQLINHYGLDLRSPEAKKFLFEQMETYLFSPAPPA